In Microplitis mediator isolate UGA2020A chromosome 9, iyMicMedi2.1, whole genome shotgun sequence, the DNA window GAATAGATTCGaactattcaaaaaattcgtaactgtgaataattcgaaacttcgaataattcaaaatttttcaaattattcgtaactttttaaattgatcgtcaattttagaattattcgaaagttttctaattatttgtaacttttcaaattatttgatttgaaTCGAGAAAATTTTGGTCAGctgtaaaatattcaattattatttaatggagAGAATTTAATAAgcgaatttaattattcgaaaaattattacaattttaagtcattcaaaagaaaactttaaaattattcgcAAATTTTCCAGTAATTCgagaatatttgaataattcgtaaagtttcgaattattcgaaaaattacccgtaatagattttttttttaccaaaaatttacaCGATCCTAAAGTCAGCACAGttacaaattttcggattttttttcaacaaataaaaaaactaaaaatatacacatgtagaaaatttaataaactataggcgcaatttttcaaaatattttttttttatagctaatcgtttttaaaaaaattcaaaaactgtcagacctctgctaacttcagtatcataaatttacgACTAATTTTTAACcaagcgaaaaaaaaacttttctgtttttctgttaattatttaaaaatggagACTTTTGCTGAAAATAATAGTCAagtttgttgataaaaaaaaaaaaatgtatttattggAATTACTATATCAGAAAGTCGCGTTAAATTTGGACatagcaaaataaaataaatgaaaaagaagtttgtcaagtgaataaaaaatctatcgaGTTGTAGTAAGTAACTTCCAAGTAATCAGTAATTCCGTttgattttcatttaaagtGGGGGCCTATTTAAcgacaacaataacaacaacaacgacaACAACAACTTGAACAGTAACGACACAATATTAGGTTAGTTTTTCTATCGTTCTAGTTTCATTCGTGGTACGGCAATGGGAACTGCATTTCCCGTAGACATGCCAATCACGTTCCAGATTGTCGAGACTAAGTCGCCACACACTGTctcaagacatttttttttctattttatattttttgccaGTGAATTTCGCTTTGACAATTTATTCGCTGGCTCCATTTCTTCCGTACGGCTACCTTTCTTCAGAAGAAAATAAGCATCAAGAGTATATAATACAtggatatataaatatatatatattagactgattcattttaatgtcaagatcttgaaatcgatcagaacactactttttttaagagcttgacatcaaaatgtaaataactagaaaacaatgcggaattttgaaaaactttatcagagataatttgtaggaaataaaattttctacaaaaaagatcttataacattttgtgataatcctgatagtttcgccggaaaagtaaaaagatctcgaaatttactataaatttgacttcaagctccaataacttttgaacagatggatttatcaaaaaattataagagactttttttgtagagcgtttaattccctacaaaattatACCCTTAGCTTCGGTACAATGAGTCCTTGCAGGTATAGAAttccaaacttaaaattttttttctatgttatttaaatgggaaatagaaaattgcaaTGGCTGACCTCtaagtattaatattaagagctcatcttACTCATCTTATTTCACCCCCTGCAACTATTGAATAGAGggtattgagaaaaaaatagtcgagttttttgaatcagtctaatatttatatatttatattataatagagAAAAGGGTAAGAGACTAATCTGTATGCTGAAGGTGACAATGGATCAGGTCGCGTGCCAAATAGTTGTTATTAAGATTCATGCCGACTTACTCACTGGACGATACTTTCCCAAGGTAAAAGAAAGTTTGTGTCACGCCTTTAACCAGATATTTAAttccaattaattattatacaatattttgtaaaattaatttttaataaacaaattttttacaatttaattattaattttttattacagatttatacaacaaatattttttctttattttgattggacaatatttttataaataatttaatttttacaataatttagtGCTAATtcttaaaaactaattattagaaaaaattagaaaatttttttaaaatatgataaaaaaattttgattttttttgttaataattagaGTCTAATtgttatgattatgattataaattatcaaggaattttgattttatacaattcaatttttaataaaaaaaatatatatatatgtataattcatatattattaaagGCCCGAAAAATGGGGGCGATTAAAGCTTGAGTCCAAAGTTTATATgagagtaaaatttataattatagatgtctcacatttgaataaattattacataaatatatatatatataattatataaataaataaacttataataaattacttataattaattacgtagttaataaaaaaaaacttaattttgtAATCAAGCAGAAGTacgattttcatttattagaTCTGATCACGGGGATCTAAGTTAAGAAAATCAAATTATGAAACTAAGGAATATTTCCTTACAGAAAAAATCTTAGGATctaaagatttaattaaatctatttgattttatgagattttctaaacagagACAAAGCGCGTCGtacttgaggtgtgcaaaaaatatttgtctaTTTTGTACAGCCAAAAATAAACGACTCCGTACCTCCGCATAATTACCATAACTTTAAATccactattaaataaataaaaaaaaaaaaaaaaaaaaaatgagttgcTTGATGCGAACAgctcccgtgtaaaaaaaattttttatcataatgaATTAAGATCTGAATTTTATCACGAAACTCAGATTGTGATACAAATATGACTCATCAGgaatttactccaacttttcgtctagtaaatcagtatcgaaattataaaattaatttgttatgTTTTTGAATTCGACTTGGTATGACTTCGATATAAACTTAACTGAATTTTTACTGTATTACaccttttattaaatttatcgattcagaAATTGCCAATAAATTTCATCTATCAAaagaatcgtttatttgagaaaccccataagtcaagaaaaaaaatttttcaggaaacacaaaaaacatttttttggaaaaacttgacatcaaaataataaataaatgattgaatacaataatgttagcgtcTCTAAAAAAGATTAcaacaagaaaaatataatttctttactgaaactacttaaaaaaattatttaaagttgattgacttatggggtttctcaaccaaacggaaaaaaaaatgataaaatcattgtttctttaaatgtttccactcaaatcatttattacatcgataaaatgaagtattaaatatgtatttgaactctgaaactcagaaattacaaaaaattatagttaatttaaacattttaactagtcatataacagtcaacaataaaacaacatttgaaattaatttcccaaaaaagcgcgaatttaaaaaaaaaaaaaaaaaaaatgatttctgtaaaactaaaactgcatatgtttatttgagtcattgacttatggggtttctcaattaaatgaaattgctgtcaccccgttaatttttttttaaacactgatttgatgcatattttgattgatttctatggagggacatcccaagaacccaaaaatgcaaaaaacccaatttcgtcaaaaacatgacttatggggtttctcaaataaacgattcaaatacttgatttacgtaaatcaaTTTCgactgtaaaattaatttagtgataAATTTCGGATCACTTGGATATAAATTTAGACTGAGTTATAATTTTGTCGTGATTAAAATTgttgatataaattaataatgaaagtCATATTGTGTCTGCAATTCGGTTATGGCAGGAGCTACCATCAGATTAATAAACACCCATTCTCTtgaaagtttcaaaaataaagcatttgaattttttttaaatctagaaATTGATAGTACCTACTAGCTTGTCAAATTATATGTTCAGTATATATAGTACTCTATGTGacaatgtatataaattttatatttttgccatCTGGCTTTAAGCTTTGGCATATAaatccaataaataaaaaaaaaaaaatattcgtgtCACGATTTGagtttcatgaaatttttatctaaactaattatcattcaaaatttctttacacgatagaaaaaattttaagtacggcacaaaataataaaacttaaagataaaattatatatattttttaaactatgtTTGGTAACTCGTATACGTAAGACTagtgttaataaattatttacgtaataaaataaaaataacaatcgaataaataataatttataaataaataaaacgttaTACTGACACTGGCACatccaattaaattaattgcaatAAAGCCTCTAAACACTTTAAACAATATCATATAAAAACGATTAAGTTCAATTAATCATcaaatcatcatcatcatcattataaGTACTGTCGCTATTATCTTGATCAATTGTTGAAGAATCAAATGTTAATGGTGGTGCAGTCAATGCACTAAAGCCGCTCTCAACAAAACTGAGCAAACTGTCATGTTCGACTCGTTTCTCCTTAGCAGCTTTCACCTCATGATTACAGTCAGTATTCGGTGGTAATGTCGTTGGCGCAACCCTCGTATTGTCATTAACAAACTGTTCAAATTTCGATATAGATCGACTTGTTGTCGTTGTCATCCTTTTCCTCATCGTACTctctacaattttattattattattatcatcaacaGGTAAACTGTGCTTCATAACGGTCGGTTTGTATGTCTTCACTTTCGAGTGGCCTTGAATTATAAGATACATAGGCTTGTGAATTGTTGTTACTACCGGTTGTTGTTTGTCATCCAATGAAACTGAATCGCTTGTGTATTCACTAGTTGAAGTTGTAATCAGTGATTCCGTTGTTGAGGTTAACCATTCGGTTGTTGATTTcggaatttcaattttacttgGGATATTACTATTGTATTGACTATTCAAAATCGACGCCAATGGTGATTTACCCGGTGGTTTTTTAATATCCGAACTAAACATTGATCCGGTGATTACCGAATTGGGCGCCTGCATTAAAACACTCGGTAATTTTTGTAAAGGCATCTGGGACATATTGTCCTGATTGGCGATGATTTGGGGAGGTTTAGAAATTTCAGAAAGTCCTGGTCGACGTGGGAATGCCTTAGGGGGAATTTTGGGTGGGCGCCATGGTATTCGGGTTGATTGAATGGGCGTTGAGGTCGTTGGGGTCGTGGTCGGTAATGTCGGTGTTGTTGTAAAGGAAACTGTACTTGTTTCTATATTCGTTTTTTCAGTATTATTGGGCTTGTAATTTGTCGGCATTACGACTGTTACTGTAACCCTTTGGTCGTCATTTGATGTAGAAGAAGTATTCGCCATAATAACGTGAGCTGGTGTTACGGTTTTGTTGTCAAAAAGAATATTTGAATCATCTGTCGGTACTATTTCCTTTTTACCGACGACGACTTGCTCATTTTTTTGGCTGTCATCGACAATTATGTTCGCATTTTGCCCTACGATGACTTGATGGTTTGAAGATGCTGATGCATGATGATCATAATGATCATCAAACTTTTCATTGCTCATCCAAGTGTttattgatgatgatgagtCCAAATTTGCTGTCCAAGGGTCTATAGTTTGACTCGATTGATAAATCAAATTAGACTTATCGAAAGCTATGGAAGTCGATAGAGGGTTTTTTTGAGGGATTCGTAAATGCCCTGGTCTGAAAGCAACAGTAACTTGGTCATTGAGCGAACCAAATTGCTGGTTTATTTTGGATTTATGTGTAATTGGTGGCGGCATCATCATCGTATACGGCTTAGgtttat includes these proteins:
- the LOC130674940 gene encoding uncharacterized protein LOC130674940; translated protein: MYQSRCLTILLCWTICRSYSQPFDVKMNSNDTNKTRIFSPRMDYDEWTPLGRGDPLKNDPTFDYVPPVLDRVQYWLDTQSSTEASSKRDILILGVTAKKTSPKIPDHYMKFGDSQKLTRIQESQDNYRNDFTGSTGAEPPKLVRATKFRPNLNGNSIDFRSQNRMQSLPASYYPSPYYTDKPKPYTMMMPPPITHKSKINQQFGSLNDQVTVAFRPGHLRIPQKNPLSTSIAFDKSNLIYQSSQTIDPWTANLDSSSSINTWMSNEKFDDHYDHHASASSNHQVIVGQNANIIVDDSQKNEQVVVGKKEIVPTDDSNILFDNKTVTPAHVIMANTSSTSNDDQRVTVTVVMPTNYKPNNTEKTNIETSTVSFTTTPTLPTTTPTTSTPIQSTRIPWRPPKIPPKAFPRRPGLSEISKPPQIIANQDNMSQMPLQKLPSVLMQAPNSVITGSMFSSDIKKPPGKSPLASILNSQYNSNIPSKIEIPKSTTEWLTSTTESLITTSTSEYTSDSVSLDDKQQPVVTTIHKPMYLIIQGHSKVKTYKPTVMKHSLPVDDNNNNKIVESTMRKRMTTTTSRSISKFEQFVNDNTRVAPTTLPPNTDCNHEVKAAKEKRVEHDSLLSFVESGFSALTAPPLTFDSSTIDQDNSDSTYNDDDDDLMIN